Part of the Phycisphaeraceae bacterium genome, GCGTGGCGGAGACGCTCATCAGCCGCGGCTCGTTCAAGCACATGTTCTGGACGATCACGCAGATGCTCACGCACCACGCGAGCAACGGGTGCAACATGCGCCCGGGCGACCTGCTCGCCTCCGGCACCATCAGCGGCCCCGAGCCCGACTCGCGCGGGTGCCTGCTCGAGCGCACCTGGCGGGGCACCGAGCCCCTGAAACTCCCCACGGGCGAAGAGCGCAAGTTCCTCGCCGACGGCGACGAGGTCATCCTCCGCGGCTACTGCCTGCGCGAGGGGGCGCGGAGGATCGGGATGGGGGAGTGTCGGGGGGTTATCGCGCCCGCGGCCAAGTGAGCGGATCGCTCACGCTTCCTTCCTCGTCATCCCAACCTCCAAAACCGCCGTCATCGCCTGCAGGCACTCCCGGTCGTTGCACGCCTGGAAGCGCACGGCGACTTTCGGCTCGCCTTCCCACGCGTCGGTGGTGCGCAGGGCGGTGATGTCGAGGCGCACCGTGCCCGAGTGGACGAGGATGGGCGCGAGCGTGCCCTTGGCGATCGCTGGCTCGAAGGGGGTTCCGGCGGGGTAGTCGCACGAGAGGATGACGCCGCGGCCCCCGGTGACGCCGACCTGGAGGCCTTCGAGGCCGTCGACGCGTTTGCCGGTGGTGCTCTCGTCGTAGGGCTGGTTGGCGGTGATGTGGAAGCCCTCGCGGATGCGCAGTTCGATGGTGAACTCCTGCATGTCGCCCTCTGCGAGGTGGAAGCCGTCGACATCGGCGAAGACCTCGACGGGCGGGGCGATGGGCTCGCTGGGGTCGAGGTCGGGGCCGAAGCGCTCGGGCGATTCGGTCATGCCGAAGCGGTCGAGGAGCGCCGGGTCGAGCGCGAGGACGCGCCGGAGCGCGCGCGTCGAGTTGATCGCGCCCAACGGCGTGTCGTGCACGGCGCGGCTCATCGCGGCGAGGAGCCGGCCGGCGCGTTCGAGGTGCTTGTCGTCGCGCGTGATCTCGTGCGCGTCGAGGAGGGCGTGCAGCATCACGGACTGCCCGCTCGGCATGGCGCCGTCGGCGCGCGAGATGGCGCGGACGACCAGGTCGTCGCGCCCGTCGCGGGTGTCGAAGAGCGCGCCGGTGTCGGGGCAGGCGAAAAGAGCGAACGCTTCGTCGAGGATGGAGAGCGCGCGTTCGAGTTGGGGCGCTGTGCCCCGGTTGAGCCGGGTGGACGCGCGGTGCATCGCGATGAGCCCCTGCGCGAGCATGGCGTAGTCCTCGAGCACGGCGGTGGTGCCCACGCGCCCATCGCGCCAGACGCGCACGAGTTCGCCCTTGTCGTTGCGCATCGCGGAGAGGATGAACGCGGCGGCGCGGTTGGCGGCGTCGAGGTAGCGCGATTCGCGCAGCAGCATCGCGCCGTGCGCGAGGGCGCTGAGCATCAACCCGTTCCACGAGACGATGACCTTGTCGTCGCGCAGGGGCTGGGTGCGTTTGGCGCGTGCGCCGAGCATCTTCCAGCGGATCTGGTCGAGCCGGGCGTAGAACTGCTCGGTGGTCAGGTTGAAGCGAGCGGCGATCTCTTCGGGTCGTTCGCCCAGCAAAAGCACATTCTTCGGGGGCAGGTGCTCGTGGTGGGGGTCCTTGAAGTTGGGGCCGCGATCGAGGCCGTAGACATGGGCGGCGAAGGACGCCTCGTCGCTCGTGAGCGTCTGCGCGAGGTCGTCGGGCGTCCAGAGGTAGTTGGCGCCCTCCATGCCGTCGACCTCTGCGTCCTGCGCGCTGGCGAAGGCGCCGCCGGGGAGTTGCATCTCGCGGAGGGCGTAGTCGAGGGTGAGGCGGACGGTGCGCGCGTAGAGCGCGTCGGGCTCGTCGGCGTCTTCGCCGAAGGCCTCGCTGGCGCGCGCGTAGGTGGAGGCGAGTTGCGCGTTGTCGTAGAGCATCTTCTCGAAGTGGGGGACGACCCACGCGGGGTCGACGCTGTAGCGATGGAAGCCGCCGGCGAGTTGGTCGTGGATGCCCCCGAGGGTCATGCGGTCGAGGGTGTGCATGAGGGCGGCCTTGATGGCGCCCTTCGTCGCGTCGTCGACCGGGTCGGCGAAGCGGTCGAGGAGGAACTCGAGGAAGACGGGCTGGGGGAATTTGGGCCCGGAGCCGGCCGTGCCGAAGCCGCCGTAGACGCGGTCGTACATGCGCACGAGCGCGTTGGTGGCGCTGTCGATCTCGTGCGCGCCGAGTCGCACCGGGAGGGTGCGCTGGCCGAGGAGTTCGCGCAACATGTCGGCGATGCGTTCGGACTGCCCGAGGACCTGCTCGCGCTGGGTGTTCCAGGCGTTGGCTATGCCCCCGAGGACCTGTTGGAAGGAGGGCAGGCCGTGGCGCGGCTCGGGGGGGAAATAGGTCCCGGCCCAGAAGGGCTCGAGCCCGGGGTCGGTCTCGGCGCGTGCGCCGGGGGGTGTGAGGAAGACGGAGGTGGGCCACCCGCCGCGCCCGGTGAGGGCCTGGCAGGCGTGCATGGCGATGTCGTCGACCTCGGGTCGTTCCTCGCGATCGACCTTGATGCAGACGAAGTCGCGCGACATCTGGGCGCCGATGGAGGGGTTCTCGAAGGACTCGCGCTCCATGACATGGCACCAGTAGCAGGTGCTGTATCCGACGGAGAGGAAGATGGGGACGCGGCGGCGGCGGGCCTCTTCGAAGGCCTCGGGGCCCCAGGGGAACCACTCGACGGGGTTGTGGGCGTGCTGGAGGAGGTAGGGGCTCGACTCGCCGGCGAGGCGGTTGGGGCGTCGGTCGGCAGTCGGGGAGGGCGGGTGGACCGAGGACATCGGCGGCTCCGGGCGGGTCGGGAGAGGGGAAGAATCGCGTGGAAGGGGAGGGTAGCGCGGCGTCCGGCGGTGCTCAGCCCCTGAGGATCAGGGGGCCCGGCGTTTGGGCTTGCCTTTGGGGGGTGTGGGCCTACCCTTCCGCTCACCTGTTTGACCCACCCCGCCTCAGGAGGCGTTTCTATGCCGCGCGTGTGCCATTTCACCGGGAAGAAGACTACTTTCGGCAAGCGTCGCGTCTATCGCGGCCAGAAGATCACGAAGGGCGGCTTCGGTCTGAAGCCCACGGGCATCACGCGCCGCACCTTCAAGCCGAATATCCAGACGGCGGTGGCGCTGGTCGACGGTCGCGCGCAGCGGATCAAGGTCTCGGCCGCGGCGATCCGCGCCGGGCTGGTCGTGAAGCCGGTGAAGCGTCGCTACGGGTACACCCGTCAGCAGAAGCAGAACGCGGCGTAATCGACGCGGATTCGAGCGATTCTCAACGGCTCCTTCGGGGGCCGTTTTCATTTTTCACCGCAGAGGTCGCAGAGGGCGCAGAGAGGGGGGTGGCGCGCGAGGGGCGCATCACTGAAGCGTGTAGCGACCGTCGGGGTCGAGCGTGATCTCGGCGCGCGCGGCGCACTGGCGCAGCGCTTCGAGGACGACGGCGCAGACGGCGGTGGCGACATTGAGGGAGCGTTCGCCTTGGAGCATGGGGAGGCAGAGCGCGCGATCGGCGCGCACGAAGTCGTCGACGAGAGAGTCGGGCAGGCCTCGTGTTTCCTTGCCGAAGACGAGCGCGTCTCCCGGGCGGAGGTCGGCGTCCCACACCGGGCGCGCGGATTTGGTGGTGAAGGCCCACTGGGTGGGTGCGCGCGGCGTGCCGTCGCTGCGAGTGGGGAGCGCGTCCCAATACCGGACCCACTCGCTCCAGTCGTCGTGCTCGCGCGGCGCGAGGCGTTTCCAGTAGTCGAGCCCGGCGCGCCGGAGCGCGTGCTCGCTGGTGTCGAAGCCGAGGGGGCGCACGAGGTGGAGCGCGCAACCCGTCGCGACGCAGGTTCTTCCGATGTTCCCGGTGTTGTTGGGGATCTCGGGCTCGTGGAGGACGACGTGGAAGAGCGGGTTGTTGGTGGTGCGGGGCATCGGTGTGAAGTGTTCGCACGAAAGCATCGGTGATCCCGATGACGGGCGGGGGAGAGCAACCATTCCCCGAACGGACGCGTATAGGCGGGTGAACAAAAGTTAGGAAGGGCTACCTTTCGGCCCGATACTTCCTGACGAGTTCAAGGAGCGGTCGTGAGTGAATCGCTGGTCCAGGCGAAGGCAGCGCTCCGCGACGAGATGCGTCGGCAGCTGTCGGCTGTCTCGGCGGAGCAGGCGTCGGCGATGTCGCTGAGCGTGTGTCGGCGCGTGATCGCGCACGACGCGTTCCTGAACTCCGACACGATCATGATGTACCTGCCGCTGCCGAACGAGGTTGATGTCTCGGCGGTGGCGCTGCGTTGCTTCCAGACGGGCCGGACGGTGTGCGTGCCGCGGGTCGACTGGGAGCGCAAGCGGATGACGGCGATCGAGGTGCGCGACTTCGAGACGGGCCTGCAGGAGACGCGCAACGGGGTTCGCGAGCCGGTGTCGGGCCGTCCGATCCCGCTCGAACAGATCGGGCTGGTGCTGGCGCCCGGGCTGGCGTTCGACGCGCTCGGGTCGCGCCTGGGTCGGGGCGGGGGGTTCTACGACCGGTTCCTGTCAGGTGATCCGTCGAACGAGCGGCTTCGCAGCCATCGCTGGTTCACGGCGGGCGTCTGCTTCGATTTCCAAGTGGTGGATCGCGTCCCGACCGATGAACTGGACATCAGACTCGACGCGGTGGTGACCGATCGCCGGCTCATCGAGCCCACGCCGCGCCGGAGTTTGAGGGCGAACTGACGCTTTCCCCGGCGTGGATCGTCACATACCGTCGGCAGATCGCCCGCTTTGTCCGCGACACACGGAGGTTCGCGTTCTTATGGCTCTTGCGTCGCAAACCGCCCGGATGACCAGCAACCGGTCCTACATGATGTCGAACGCGTCGCGTCGGCGTCGTCGTGCGCAGCGTCGGAACCTCGCGATCGCGGTCGTGGGGATCGGCGGCGCGGTGCTCCTGCTGGGTTGGCTCGTCGTGCCGACCGGGGAGAAGGCGCCCCCGACCGACGCGATCGGCCCGGCGTCGACGCCCTCGCCGGTGGTTGCGAGCCCGTCGCCGTTCGGCCCGTCGAACGCGAACGCCGCCGATCGTGCCCCGGTGTCGCAGTCCTCGGCGCTTGCGCCCACGCAGAGCGAGAGCCGCCCGAGCGCGATGCTTCCCGATCCTCAGCCCATCGTGCGGGCCGAGCCCCCGACGCCGGCCAACGCGACGGTCATCGAGATGGGCGCGCCGACTCAGCGGAACGCCGAGCCCGACCTGGCGCAGGCGAGCGTCCCGGCGCCGACCGAGTCGGCCCAGACCCCTGCGCCGGCCCCGCGGCGCCCCCAGTCGTCGCCCTCGGGCGTGCTTCCCGCGTCGGCGGCGACGGGCGATCTGCTCGCGCGGGCCGACGCGCTGGTCGCGCAGGGCAAGCCGGTGGACGCGCGCGACATCCTGAACCGCGCACTGTTCGACGGCGCGACGCGCGAAGCGGACCGCGAGGCGATCCGCGCGCGCATCGCCGGCATCAACGAGACGGTCGTCTTCGGGCGCGCCGTCGTCGCTGGCGACAAGGTGACGGGCTCGTACACGATCGCGCCGGGCGATTCGCTCGCGCGGATCGTCAGCCGCGAGGGCCTGGACATCGACTGGCGACTGCTGGCGCAGGTGAACTCCATCAGCGATCCGCGTCGCATCCGCGTTGGTCAGTCGATCAAGACGCTGAAGGGCCCCTTCCACGCGGTGGTGTACAAGAGCAAGTTCCGGCTCGACCTCTACGCGAACGCGACCGACAGCGCCGGGAACCGGCTGTTCATCCGCTCGTTCCGCGTCGGCCTGGGCGAGGCAGGCAGCACCCCGGTCGGGGCCTTCGTCGTGCGACCCAACAGCAAGCTCATCAACCCGGTGTGGACGAACCCGCGCACGGGCGAGTACTTCGCGGCCGACAACCCGATGAACCCCATCGGCGAGCACTGGATCGGCCTCGATCCCGCGAACGAGGCGTCGGCTGCGTACACGCAGTACGGCCTGCACGGCACCATCGAGCCGGGCTCGATCGGTCGCGAGATGTCGATGGGCTGTGTGCGACTCGACGCGCCCGACATCGAGCTGCTCTACGGCTTCCTGGTCGAGACGAAATCAACGGTCGACATCCTGCCCTGACGGGCGCGATCGTCGCGCGATGGGGGGGCGAGACTCAGGCGCACCGCGCGGCGAGGACGAGGCCGACGTACATCGCGCTCTCGACCTCGAGGTCGAAGTGGCGGAAGAGTTCGCAATCGATCGACAGCGCCGAGCGGCGCAGGCAGGGTGAGCGCGACACCAGCCGATCGGTCTCGATGGTGTCGAATGGGTCGCCGAAGCGCTCGGCCAGCCCGTTGCTGAAGCGGCGCTCGAGGGCGCTCTGGTCGGGGCTGAGCATGTTGAGCGCGAAAGCGCGGCTGTCGCGGATCAGGGGCTCGATCGGGTGCCCCTTGCGCAGCGCGACGCTGAGCAGGGGGGGCTCGACCCCGGCGCGCTGGACCCATCGCACGACGACCCCGGCCCGTGCGTCCTCGAAGGACGAGGTCATGAGCCACAGCCCGCTGCCGATGCGCGACAGCGCCTCGTCGCGCTGGGGGGACGGGGCGGCGGGCTTGCGCAGACTGTCCGTGGCCTGACGCTCCAACGAAGCACGCTCCTGCGACCACGGTCGCGCCGCCCCTCCTCGGGCGTTGCGGCCAGGCCATCTCCATGACAGAAAGAGGCCGGGAAGCATCGTCCGGATCGGGGAGCCCCTTGATACACCGGGGAAAACCCCCCGACATCACCCAAATCGCCGATTTTTCGGACGGAAGTGGGAAAAAGGTGTTGCAGAGTGGGGGAAAGTGGGGTAGAGTGCTCTGGCTTAAACGAAGGGACCAGCCGCGTGCTCTTTACAGGGACCTACGAGCACACCGTCGACGAGAAGCAGCGGCTGGCGATCCCGTCGGAGATCCGCTCGCAGTGGAGCGACAGCGAAGACGGCGGCGCCTTCTTCGCGGTTCCCTGGCCTGGCGGCCTGCTCCGGCTCTACACCGAGACCCACTTCCGCAAGCTCGCGTCCAGTCGCTCCCTGACTCTGACGCCCGATGAGGACGAGGCGGAACTCCAGGCCACTTTGTTCGGCATGGCCCGGCGCCTCGAGATGGATAAGGCCGGAAGAGTCCGGCTCACCGACGACCACCTGACCCTCGCGGGTCTGACCAAGGAAGTGGTGCTCGTCGGCGCAGGAGACCGCCTCGAGATCCGCGATCGGGCCGAATGGAAGGCCAGCGTCGCGGACCGACTGAACCAGCTGCCGGAGCTCATCCGGCGCATCAACGCCAGGAAACAGCCCGACCATCGAGGCTGACACCCCGACCTCCACACGCCCGTCGTCGCGGAACACGCGACACGAGGCCTTCAAGGACGACCCGGCCCGGCGCAAGGACGCGCAGGGCAGACTCGCAAGGACGCGAGTCGAGACCGATGCCCGACGGGTGTGCGTGGGCCACCCTTCGGGCGACTGACTGATCGACTCCGGCGCGCACGGACGCGCGACCTCGGACGACCTCGCGAGATTCACGACGCACGGACGCGTCAGACGGATCGAACGAGGACAACCCAACGACGCGGCCCGGCGGGGCGCTCCCGTCTGCCCCGCCGCGCCGCGTCAAGGGTCACCCGGTCCGGGACACCCGGAGCATGTTTCAGACCACGCCGCGACGGAATCCCCTTCCGTCGCGGCGTTGTATTTTTCAGAGGGAATGGGGAGCAGGGGGGAGGGGGGTCAGGCGAGGATCTCGACGACCTCGAAGCGCTTGACGCCTCGCGGCGCGTCGACGCGCACCGTGTCGCCCACGCGCGACTTCATCAGGGCCTCGCCCATGGGGCTGTTGACCGAGACCTCGACGTACTCGAGGGTGACCTTGCCGGAGGGCTCGCCCACGAGCTTGTAGAGGTCGTCGTCGCCGCGGTCGAGGTCCTTGAGGCGCACGGTGGAGCCGATGAAGACGATGGTCTCCATGCCTTCCTGCTTCTCGACGACCTTGGCGCCGGCGAGGCGTTCCTCGAGCCGGCGGACCTCGGCCTCGTTCATGGCCTGGTCCTCGCGGGCGGCGTGGTAGTCGCCGTTCTCTTTGAGGTCTCCGAGAGCGCGCGCCTCCTCGATGCGCTTGGCGATCTCGGGCCGGACCTTCTTCAGTTCGGCGAGTTTCGCGGAGAGGGAGGCGTGCTCTTCGGGCGTGAGGAATTCCATGGGGTCGGGTCCGGATGCGAGAAACGAAGCGGCGAAAGAACAACCGGGCCGCGTGGGGTCACGCGCCCGGTGAATGGGCTGACGATGGCTCAACTGTAGCCGGAAACCGCCCGGTCGGGGCGGGGGCGCCGGGGGCTGCTGGGGCGACGGGGCCCTCGTCCGCTGGCGGCGCGCAGGGCGTCGGCGATTCCGGCGAGCAACCACAGCGCCAGCGCCGGCGCCAGCGGCAGCAGAACGAGTCTCCACGCGAGGTCGTCGGGGTACGGGCCGGCCGGGCTGGGATGCGAGGAGATCGCGAACGGCGCGCCGAAGGGCGAGAGCAGCAGCGCGACGCGCCAGCCCTCAGCGTCGAGCGGCGCGCCGGCATGCGCTGCGCCCCAGGCGTTCGCGAGCCCACCAGCCAGCGAGGCGGCACAGACGCCCAGGATCGCGAGCATCGAGAGCCCGCGGGCCGCGCCGCCCTCCCATCGCGTCGCGAGCGCGATCGCGCCGCCCACGAGGAGCGTCCACGACGCGACCGCAACGAGCATCGCGCCCGAAGCGTGCCAGTGCCAGCGCGTGAGGATCGAGGTCGAGCCGACGATCGCCAGACAAGGCGTGAGCACGATGAGCACGTCGACGAGCGCCGCCTTCGTGGGATTGCGCGGGGGCGCCTGGCTCAGCCGGAACATCGGCCAGACGACCGCAACGCCCAGGCACAGCATGGCGACGAGCATGCGCGACGAGGTGCGGATGTGCATCAGGTCGAACGAGAGCGAGAACGCCGGGCGAAAGAGCGTGACGGCGCACGCGCCCAGCAGGTAGCAAGACCACAGCAGCGCGAACCCTCGCGGCTCGCCGCGCCGGTGCGCCCAGCGGTCGGGGCGGTCCTTGGGCGCACCGATGAGCCACTCCTCGGGCGGCGGGTAGTCATCCTGATCCGGGGGACGGTCGCTCACGCGTGATTGTTCGCACGCTCAGCGGGTCTGGGTCTGGTCGATGTAGACGTGGGCGCCGAAGATCTCGATCCGCTGGGCCCCGTTGTCGATGCGCCCCTGCCCGGCGCCCGCCATCTGGACGAGCCGGGCGACCTTCTCCGCGGCGCGGACCTCGCCGGGCTTCTCGTCGCCCGGGGCGCTGCCCCAGACGATGCGCGAGCCGGTGTCGGTGACGATCAGCAGGCGCTGGCGCTGGCGGTACTCGGAGGCGTCGATCCCGGCGATCTGGCGCATGAGGTGGGGCGTCGGGCCGAACGCGCGCCGCAGCTCGGCGAGCAGCGCGAGCGAGGCCGGCACGTCGCCGCCGCGCCAGCGACGCCCGTACGCGAACCCGCGCGCCTCGTTCTCGGGCGGGCCGAACTGCGGGTTGAGGATGACGGGGATGCCCGGCCCTGCGCCGCCCGTCGGGTACGACAGGGGCAGCAGCTCGCCCGACGCGCCGACGAGGTGATCGCGATCGTTGACGCGCACCGCGGCGACCGGGGTGCGCCACTCGCCGCGCACGCGCACCGTGTTCTCGGGCAGGCGCCGGACTTCCGTGACGCGGCTGAACCACCCGGACGCGTCGAGCGTCGCACGCAGCGCCTCGAGCGAGTCGCGATCGAACACATCGGTCGACACCGTCTGGACGACCAGGTGCTCGAGCCGGCGCTGCTCGCTGGGGGGCAGCCATGTCGCGTTCGCGTCGCCCGGGATCGCCGGGTACTCGATCTTCGGTGTGACCGGCGCGGCGCGCAGCGTCGTGACGCGTTCCTTCAGCGGGCCGGCGCCCACGCCCGCCGTCAGCGCCAGGCCGACCCAGACGACGGCGAGCGTCGCGTTCGCGAGACGGCGCGGCTGCGAGAACCACGCCCCCCCCGAACGCAGCCGGGACGCGAGCGAGGGCCCTGCGGCTCTCTTTTTCGGCTTCTTCGGGGCGGCTTTCCTGGCCATGGCTGGTGCGCCTCCTTGCGCAGGGTCGTCGCGGGCGCGCGGGCCCGGTGGTGTCAGTGGTGGACCGCGTGGCTGTCGCGCATCGCGCATCGCGCGAGCTGCGCGCACAGGTCGGGCATCTCGAGCCCGATGTGCTTCGAGGCCATCGGGACGAGCGAGTGGTCGGTGAACCCCGGCATGGTGTTGATTTCGAGCAGCACTGGCTCGATCGTGTTTCCCCGGACGGGCTCGTCCGGCAGGATGAAATCGGCCCGCGCGAGGTGGCGCACGCCCAGCTCGCGCGCGAGCGTGAGCGACGCGCGCTGGATCTCGTGCACGAGCCACGGGTCGAGGTCGGGCTCGACGACGTACCGCGTGTCGTTGCGGTTGTACTTCGCTTCGTAGTCGTAGAAGCCGTCCTTGGGCGTGATCTCGATCAGAGGCAGCGCCGTCAGCCCCTCGCCGCTGTCGATGAGCCCGGCGGTGAGCTCTCGCCCCTTGATGAACGGCTCGATCAGCGCGGCGCGCCCCGACGCACGGGTCGCGTCTCGCGCGAGAACCCATTCCTCGCGAGTCCTGCAGATGTGCAGGCCGATCGTCGAGCCCTCGAAGTTCGGCTTCAGCACCAGCGGCAGCCGGATGGGGGGCTCGTCGTCGTCGGGGTTGAACACGCCGCCCCCCGGGACGAAGAGCTCCGCGCGGGCGGCGGCGAGTTTCGTCGCGAGCTTGTCCATCGCGAGGCGCGCCGCCGACGGGCCGCAGCCCACGTACGGGCGCCCGTCCGCCTCAAGGATGTCCTGCATCGGCCCGCCCTCGCCCCAGGGGCCGTGGAGCAGGGGCCAGACGACATCGGCCGGTCGCGCGCGCAGATCGCGGGCGCTTATCCGATCGATGACGACCTTCTCAGCGGTGAAGTCAGACGAGGCGTTGAGCGCGTCGGCGACGGCGGCGCCGCCGCGCAGCGAGACCTCTCGCTCGGCGTCCGGCCCGCCGCAGAGCACGAGGACGTGTGCTTGGCTCGTCACGCGAGGGTCCCGCGCGAATCGCCCCGCTTCCAGACCACGACCTCCGGCTCGAGCGCGACGCCGTGGACCTGCGCGACGCGTTGCTGGATGGCGCTCATGAGGTTGAGCACATCGGTCGCGGTGGCGCCCTTGTCGACGACGAGGAAGTTGGCGTGGACCTGGCTGACGGACGCGCCGCCGGCCCGGAAGCCCTTGAGCCCGGCCTTGTCGATGAGACGCCCGGCGCTGACGCGCTCCATCTCGCCGGTGGTCGGGTCACGCAT contains:
- a CDS encoding tRNA (cytidine(34)-2'-O)-methyltransferase; protein product: MPRTTNNPLFHVVLHEPEIPNNTGNIGRTCVATGCALHLVRPLGFDTSEHALRRAGLDYWKRLAPREHDDWSEWVRYWDALPTRSDGTPRAPTQWAFTTKSARPVWDADLRPGDALVFGKETRGLPDSLVDDFVRADRALCLPMLQGERSLNVATAVCAVVLEALRQCAARAEITLDPDGRYTLQ
- a CDS encoding 5-formyltetrahydrofolate cyclo-ligase codes for the protein MSESLVQAKAALRDEMRRQLSAVSAEQASAMSLSVCRRVIAHDAFLNSDTIMMYLPLPNEVDVSAVALRCFQTGRTVCVPRVDWERKRMTAIEVRDFETGLQETRNGVREPVSGRPIPLEQIGLVLAPGLAFDALGSRLGRGGGFYDRFLSGDPSNERLRSHRWFTAGVCFDFQVVDRVPTDELDIRLDAVVTDRRLIEPTPRRSLRAN
- a CDS encoding D-alanine--D-alanine ligase, whose protein sequence is MTSQAHVLVLCGGPDAEREVSLRGGAAVADALNASSDFTAEKVVIDRISARDLRARPADVVWPLLHGPWGEGGPMQDILEADGRPYVGCGPSAARLAMDKLATKLAAARAELFVPGGGVFNPDDDEPPIRLPLVLKPNFEGSTIGLHICRTREEWVLARDATRASGRAALIEPFIKGRELTAGLIDSGEGLTALPLIEITPKDGFYDYEAKYNRNDTRYVVEPDLDPWLVHEIQRASLTLARELGVRHLARADFILPDEPVRGNTIEPVLLEINTMPGFTDHSLVPMASKHIGLEMPDLCAQLARCAMRDSHAVHH
- a CDS encoding thioredoxin domain-containing protein, which encodes MSSVHPPSPTADRRPNRLAGESSPYLLQHAHNPVEWFPWGPEAFEEARRRRVPIFLSVGYSTCYWCHVMERESFENPSIGAQMSRDFVCIKVDREERPEVDDIAMHACQALTGRGGWPTSVFLTPPGARAETDPGLEPFWAGTYFPPEPRHGLPSFQQVLGGIANAWNTQREQVLGQSERIADMLRELLGQRTLPVRLGAHEIDSATNALVRMYDRVYGGFGTAGSGPKFPQPVFLEFLLDRFADPVDDATKGAIKAALMHTLDRMTLGGIHDQLAGGFHRYSVDPAWVVPHFEKMLYDNAQLASTYARASEAFGEDADEPDALYARTVRLTLDYALREMQLPGGAFASAQDAEVDGMEGANYLWTPDDLAQTLTSDEASFAAHVYGLDRGPNFKDPHHEHLPPKNVLLLGERPEEIAARFNLTTEQFYARLDQIRWKMLGARAKRTQPLRDDKVIVSWNGLMLSALAHGAMLLRESRYLDAANRAAAFILSAMRNDKGELVRVWRDGRVGTTAVLEDYAMLAQGLIAMHRASTRLNRGTAPQLERALSILDEAFALFACPDTGALFDTRDGRDDLVVRAISRADGAMPSGQSVMLHALLDAHEITRDDKHLERAGRLLAAMSRAVHDTPLGAINSTRALRRVLALDPALLDRFGMTESPERFGPDLDPSEPIAPPVEVFADVDGFHLAEGDMQEFTIELRIREGFHITANQPYDESTTGKRVDGLEGLQVGVTGGRGVILSCDYPAGTPFEPAIAKGTLAPILVHSGTVRLDITALRTTDAWEGEPKVAVRFQACNDRECLQAMTAVLEVGMTRKEA
- a CDS encoding L,D-transpeptidase family protein codes for the protein MTSNRSYMMSNASRRRRRAQRRNLAIAVVGIGGAVLLLGWLVVPTGEKAPPTDAIGPASTPSPVVASPSPFGPSNANAADRAPVSQSSALAPTQSESRPSAMLPDPQPIVRAEPPTPANATVIEMGAPTQRNAEPDLAQASVPAPTESAQTPAPAPRRPQSSPSGVLPASAATGDLLARADALVAQGKPVDARDILNRALFDGATREADREAIRARIAGINETVVFGRAVVAGDKVTGSYTIAPGDSLARIVSREGLDIDWRLLAQVNSISDPRRIRVGQSIKTLKGPFHAVVYKSKFRLDLYANATDSAGNRLFIRSFRVGLGEAGSTPVGAFVVRPNSKLINPVWTNPRTGEYFAADNPMNPIGEHWIGLDPANEASAAYTQYGLHGTIEPGSIGREMSMGCVRLDAPDIELLYGFLVETKSTVDILP
- a CDS encoding transcription elongation factor GreA, with amino-acid sequence MEFLTPEEHASLSAKLAELKKVRPEIAKRIEEARALGDLKENGDYHAAREDQAMNEAEVRRLEERLAGAKVVEKQEGMETIVFIGSTVRLKDLDRGDDDLYKLVGEPSGKVTLEYVEVSVNSPMGEALMKSRVGDTVRVDAPRGVKRFEVVEILA
- a CDS encoding flavin reductase, which produces MERQATDSLRKPAAPSPQRDEALSRIGSGLWLMTSSFEDARAGVVVRWVQRAGVEPPLLSVALRKGHPIEPLIRDSRAFALNMLSPDQSALERRFSNGLAERFGDPFDTIETDRLVSRSPCLRRSALSIDCELFRHFDLEVESAMYVGLVLAARCA
- the rpmB gene encoding 50S ribosomal protein L28, producing MPRVCHFTGKKTTFGKRRVYRGQKITKGGFGLKPTGITRRTFKPNIQTAVALVDGRAQRIKVSAAAIRAGLVVKPVKRRYGYTRQQKQNAA